A genomic region of Metopolophium dirhodum isolate CAU chromosome 1, ASM1992520v1, whole genome shotgun sequence contains the following coding sequences:
- the LOC132940846 gene encoding uncharacterized protein LOC132940846: MDSEEFDTDLFIDKIEKRPPMWDMTSSEYSNEISKRMPWEEIVLIFSDQSDTEVRKKGATLQKKWKNLRDNYVRESKKCKTVKSGSGASKKSTYIHFERLRFLQKSIEKNITESSFCANDENSKRSADTNDENEAFKSPNNIQYRSTKKLKLSPADEHFANLLERSIAQKQVPEKHEDDEDKLFCLSLLKNIKKVPETKRLKLKIDIYNLILQNQIISPPSRYHSPMFNHQYMLSNIVYPNYDTTTSYDTPARRHHQDYTTIEKNNYQHQLTSLSSPSPTPSNVISKYISS, from the exons ATGGATAGTGAAGAATTTGATACTGATTTATTCAtcgacaaaattgaaaaaagacCACCAATGTGGGATATGACAAGTAGTGAATATTCAAATGAAATCAGCAAAAGAATGCCTTGGGAAGAAATTGTTCTCATTTTTAGTGACCAAAGTGACACCGAAGTAAGAAAAAA AGGGgcaacattacaaaaaaaatggaaaaatctTCGTGATAACTATGTAAGGGAATCAAAGAAATGTAAAACTGTTAAATCAGGATCGGGAGCATCTAAAAAATctacatatatacattttgagaGATTAAGATTTTTGCAAAAGtcgattgaaaaaaatattactgaaaGTAGTTTCTGCGCAAACGACGAAAATTCAAAAAGATCTGCCGATACAAATGATGAAAATGAGGCTTTCAAATCTCCTAATAACATCCAATATAGAagcacaaaaaaattaaaacttagcCCAGCTGACGAGCATTTTGCTAATTTATTAGAAAGAAGTATAGCTCAAAAGCAAGTTCCAGAAAAACACGAAGATGATGAAGACAAACTATTTTGTTTGTccttattgaaaaatatcaaaaaagtaCCAGAAACTAAACGTCTGAAACTCAAAattgatatatataatttaatactacaaaatcaaataatatcacCACCTAGTAGATATCACTCTCCAATGTTTAATCACCAGTACATGCTAAGTAACATTGTATACCCAAACTATGATACTACTACATCATATGACACACCCGCACGCAGACATCATCAAGATTATACTACTATCGAGAAAAACAATTATCAACATCAATTGACTTCATTATCTTCACCTTCTCCAACACCATCAAATGTCA tttcAAAGTATATTTCAAGTTAa